In the Symphalangus syndactylus isolate Jambi chromosome 17, NHGRI_mSymSyn1-v2.1_pri, whole genome shotgun sequence genome, TGAACTCTGTGGCTCACTAAGCAGTGATCTCAAGTAAGTCCTTGCCTCGTTTTCCCTCATCGGGAAACGTGGAAGGTAACAGAACCGGCACACTGGGTTTTGTCAGGCCCAAGGGAGAGGAAGCAGGTAAAATCCGTGCCTAGCATGGAGCCTGGGGCTGAGTCGATGCTGGGGAAACAGACGCCGTCATCATCATTACGGTTATTACTTTATGAATACCAGCATTATTACTTATCTCTGAATCTCTTAGGGCTCAGCACACAGTCCTCAGCATTCAGCCTCATTTGTGGAGCATAAAACTTCCATTTGGCAAAATGGAGGGCcccagggaggaggtggggagtgtgctcacacacacacagccataaaTGCACATAGGTAAACAAACACACGGACCCCTGCACACCCCGTGCCGGCTTCTTACCTTCTGCTGCGCAGCCTCCAACGAGCAGGACCACAAGGAGGCCCATGGGACCAACGACAGACACCATGCCGGGGCCCCAGGTGGGCGCCATGCTTGGCAGCGACCTCCGATCTCCGTCCTGGAGGGGGATGGCCCCCCTGGTCCCTCACAGAGAGGCCTCGAGCCGAGCGTCAGATGGGGCAGCGTCTGCAGAGACAATGGAGGGCTGTGAGAAGCGAGTGGGGAAATCCAGGAGACCTTCatggaggaggcagagggagggtcACATGGAGCAGGGGAGGGTCCTTTGGGGGCTGGTCATGGGACAATGGGGGAGGATCATGGGGAGATGGGATGGAATGAAAGTGCTGGGCCCTTGCTATAGAATTAAGGtgtctccccccaaaaaaatcatatgttgaaacctagtcCCCGCTATGATGGTAATAGGAGGTGGAGTCTTTGGGAAGTGACTAGGTCATGAGAATAGAGACCTCATGATCGGGATTAGTGTCATAAAGGATCTCCCAGAAAGCTCCCTTGCCCTTTCTGCCACGTGAGGGCACAGGGAGAAGATGCCTTCCATGAACCAGAAGatagccctcaccagacaccaaatctgtgttgccttgctcttggacttcccagcctctagaactgtgaggtaCCAATTTCTGTCGTTTATAAGCCACTTGGTCTGTGGTATTTggctatagcagcccaaatggactaagacagcctCCAAACACCAGCTAAACCCCAACCTCAGCATGAGTCCCCAACCCAGGCTGGGCCCCTGACTCAGACCAAGCCCCACACCAGGACTGAGGGGTGCTGAGCCCCGATTTTCTTCAACTCACAGGCTGCTTCTCAAGAAGGAGGGGACTCCAGACTATGCTGCTGTCTGGCTCTAAAACCTGGTCCCCCAGGTTAAAAGACGAATCTCTCCCACACACCTGCCTGTCCCTGCCCTGCTCTAAGACCTCTCATGGTTCCCGGAGCCCCCAGGGGAAGCCACTCCTGCTGACTTCACTGCTTCCCCTCGCTTGGAGGTACAGCCAGGCCGGCCAAGCTCAGTCCCACCTCCAAGCCTTTGCTtctgctgtgccctctgcctggaatgctgtcCCCCACCACATGACAGGTCTCAGCTCAGCTGTCACTTCCTCAGGAAGCCCTTCTCTGCCCCTCAAAGGTCAATTCCCCCTACATTCGACATTCCAGAGCATCAGATATGACTAAGGTTATCCTCCATGGTATTCACCCTGGTTCCCAAATTAAATGAGAAGATGTTAATCATTCAGCACATTTCTCCCACAAGAACCTCAACTCCTCCAGGGCAGAAGGTCCCTCATCATATACCTTGAACCCTGGAATggccccctccccatctccccaaTCTCAACTCTGTCCAGAGCCAGGTCAGAGggccagggaggggaagggagaggcccAAGGATAAGATCTTTGTTGCCTAGTCAGGCTGGCACCCATGCCAGCCCATGCCCTGGGCGGGTCCAGGCCGTGGCCACAGGAACTGGTGGCGCATAATAACGGGGCAGCCCCTGTGATTCTGACTCCCAAAATACCCAGCTGCGGTCACCTCGCCCAGCCCTGGGGCGGTCCCAGGGGAAGGATGGGCGGGTAGTGGCCGGGTCACAGCCTAGGGTGAGGAACCGGATTCGGGGGGCCTCAGTGTACACAGTTAGGCCACAGGCACACAGACATACGCAGATATACACCGTCAAACCACCGATACACACCGACACACAGTCAGACTGCAAGCGGTTGTGTATCTGCAAGAGACACAGAAACAAACGCATTCACACAGTCAGGCAGCAGAGATGGGCACACACACAATCAGGCAAATAAAACTTGCACATAGACCACAAACACAGACAGGCCCCAAATCAGACCACAGATATACACCAAGCcagaaaagatacaaataagGGGTCACGGTGGGGCAGGCAGTACACGTACACAGTTGGGTTACAGGGAACTGCAAACATGCAGTTAGATCAGAGATACCTACAGGTGCACAAGCCGGTCAACGTCACACGCAGACACAGGTGCCGGCACACTGTCAGACTATAGATAGGCCACTCAGTCAgcagaccacaggtgcatgcgcCAGCCAGCCAAATAGAGACATGCAAAGTCAGATTCCCTtcctacacacacatatgtgcacacagcCAGGCTACACAGACACGCACATGCACAGACTCTAGGTACACCTTGCACACAACCAGTTGGGGACTGGGAAGATGAAGGAAATAAAGCCTAGAGCACAGTCCCTTACTCTGAGTCCCTGCCCTAGCCCTTTAAGAGCAAAAGTCGCCAACAAGGAAGGCGGTGGCCCCAGATGGAGAAAACAGCCTGTGGCCAGCTGGGGCTAGGGTGACCACAGTGGCTGGCCCTGCCCAGAAATGCACATCTGCTTGGCCACACTGAGGGGGCGAGGTCAGTCCCAGACCACTTTGAGCATCTGGGAAGGCCTGCAGAGAGCCtctggggacactgaggcagcaTAGCAAACTTGAAGCTCAGAGAGCATGGGTAGGAGTCACCTGCACAGAGAGCCCAGGTGGGGCACACGTATGGAGGGCCCCAGCCACAGCTGGCTCTCCCACATCCCATGAGGACCTCAGGGCGGCCGCCTTCTAAACCGGGCAGCCCTAATTATACCCTGGCTCCCACGGCAGAAGCCATGTTGGGCCCACACCTCCCTGATGTCTGTGCGGGATGgggctgagccaggcacaggcaGGCAGGGCCTGGCCATGGACTCCCCCCAGATCCGCCACTCCAGGCTGTCAGGGGCAGGGACGAGGGGCTACAGCAACAGGGGCATTTGAGGCAGGGATGATGTGTCAGGAATAGGGTGGTGGGAGGGGCCCAGGAAGTGGGGTTCAGACACTACCACTGCAAAAGACAAAACATTCCAGGGTCCCTTAGGTGCCAATCCTCCCTAGGGGAACCTCCCATGATGGGGAGAGGACCCTGCACACCATGATCCTCCGACCAACTCCTGCTTCCACGAAAACCCCAGGCATGGGGTCCTCTGCGAGGATTTGGGAGAGAAGATCCTTAGGTCCCATCAGCTCTGCCTTCAGAATCTGTCCCCAGCCTGCCCACTTCTTACTCATTCTTCTGCCTCCACTTCTTCCAGCCCCATTGTCACCGACCTGGACGGACGTCGTCACCTCCACCCTGGTCTCCCAGCTCCCGCCCTCGTCCCTTGATCTGTTCCACCCAAAGAAACCAGAAAGCATCTATGAGCACCTGCGTCAGGGCCCGTCCTTCCTCTGCCCACAGCCCTCCATGGCGCCCACCTGCCTCGGGGTCAAAGCCCAAGTCCTTCCTGAGGCCCACCAGGTCCTGCACGGCCtgccctgtcccctccctgccctcccctcctcccctcctacccctcctccctctgctccagccGCATGGGCCTCCTCGCTGTTTCTCCAGCACCCCAAGTGCAGTCCAGTcctgcctccaggcctttgcatGGGCCATTCCTGGATTTAATACTGGCTGAGGACCAAAAGGTGAATGGGAACTGGGGGCAAGGGTGTCTCTGCAGTAGGAACAGCATGAGGAAGGGCAAGGGGGCAGCACCAAGAGGTcctgggagggagaaggggagagatgagGACAGAGAGGTGCACACAGACTAGACCCACAGGGCAGCCAGGAGCCCTATGTGGCCCTGGGCAGGGAGGGACACAGCCAGGTTGGTGCCAGGCCAACCCTCCACCATGCCCTCTTGCAAAAGGCAGCCTGGGCCACCAGCCTTGCCACTGCCAGGAAAGGGAAACTAAGTCAGGTGGAGTAATCTGCAAGCTCCCAGGAATGACACAGCTGTTAGGAAAAGCATGGCAGCCCATGGTGGCCAGCACGGCTGCGCCAGGGctagggagaaggggagggagtgaCTGCTGGACCTTGAACCCACGTAGGGCTCAGGGAGGGTCTCTGCCCGCCCCACCTGGCTCTCGGGGGCTGGACTGCCCACCACTAGCTCGAGGCAGCTGGTCGGAGGCAGGCGCttgccttttacagatgaggaaactgaggctcacagaagaACAGGGACTCGGCCAAGGCCCCCAGCTGGGCTGGGACTCGGGTCTAGAGCCCATGTTTAATCTTGTGACTGTGTCTTTCTCTGGCCACTGCGGGATCCCTGGACAACTCTCTCTGGGCCTGGTAGAGCCCGCTGGCCGCCTCTGGGGGCTCCCCCACGGTGCTAATGGGGGGCGAGTGGGCACTCATTCCAACCAGGCGCCGGGGCATGGGTCACACGATCTGGGAGCCGGCTTTGTGTGCCCACGCGGTCCAGGAAGCATAAAGGGGTGATTATGACCCAGGCCGGGCAGCAAACAGGCTGTGTCACCCGCACAAGGCGGGGGCTCCTCGGGCCGGAGGAGGCTCCTGGTACCTCTCTCAGCCCCGGCTCCGGCTGTAGAGTCTACCCTGTCCTGTCCTGGGGCGGGAGTCTGGGGGCCTAATCCTAACCCTCAGGGGCCATCCCATGGCCCCAGGGCAGGAGAAGCTGAGGCTGATTATGCCAGCAGTGGGACTCAGGAAAAGACCCCTGACCCTGCACAACCTCTCCACCTTCACATCCACCCCCCACCCACATCTCTCCCGGCCACGGCCTGGAATGTCATTTCCAGGACTGGACCCTGGCCTCCAGCCTCCCCGGACACCTGGGTCACTCCCACAACCACTCAAGCAGGGGCAGGCAGCGAGGGCCCCCCTGGGCAGCAAGCCCAGGCTCTGTGGACACCGGTGGGCTCAAGTCAGCTCTGGCCAAGCCACTGTCCCTCCCAGGGCGCCATTATCTCCCTATCAGGAAATGGGCTCAGGGaggggctgggtggggctggCCCTTCCCAGAACTGAAGACCGGGGACCTGGCTTTAGGCTTTAATTGACTACTGATTTGTACTGGGACGACATGAAGGCTCAGGGCAGTGTCCCCAGGGGTCCTGGTGGCCAGGAGTGGATGGGTGGCGCAGACAGGGAACCAGGCCCAGCCCTGGAGAGGCAAATCATTAAAGTCCACTAGGTGCCCCTGGGGTGCTGAGCCCCATTAAATGTTCTCTGTGTTTCATGCTGTTTAACGGATTAGGAAACCGAGGCTCCCCAAGGGTCCTGCatggaggagggggctgggctgGGTTAGGATTTGAGGCCAGAGCCCGGCTCTCAATTGAGCCCAGGGTCCATGTCCTCCGGGCGCCCAAGCTGCCAAAATCACCCCGTCAGTGTGTCCCCCATGGTGGCTTCATGGAACAACTTGAGACGCCAAGATGTGGGGGCACCCCTGCTTCTGCTCCCACACCCACGGGGGCTCCCAGCTCCTGTGCTCCCAGCTCCTGTGCTCGGTGTTCTGGGCCCTTCTTGATGTGACTGTATCCATCCTCTTCCCTACCCCCTCTTCCCGAAAGGTCCTGCAGTTTTCAGAATATACTGCCTCAGGCCTCTGAGCCTCTTCCCATGCAGGTCCCCTACCTGGCCCATGGTCAGTTCATCCTGTAAGCTGCAGCCAAGAGATGCCTCCACTCCAAGCTGAGCCCCGTTCCTCCTCTGCTCTAAAATCCTCCAAGACTCCCATCAACATGTATTAAAACTCAgactgctacctcagcctccagagctgccAGCTCAGCCTCTGCTGACCCCATCACGCCACAACACCCCATGCCAGGCTTCCCTTGCCACCTTGATCCCCCCACTTGTGGCCCCTGGCTCGCACAGAGGTATTTACACACACTGTTCCTTCCACCCAGCACACCCTTCCGCATCCCCATCAAATCTCAGCCCTCACACTTGTCCTCAGGTCTCAGCTGAgttgtcacctcctccaggaagccctcctggaTGCCCCAGGTTGGATCAAGACCCATTCTGGGCTACCCCATCACAGCTGTGCTCCCACTGTGGGTCTGTCAACCCCCTGGATGGAAGCCCTCTTCCCACCCCAGGAACGTGGCAAAGCCCCTGCATGCACTGGATGCCTGCTGCATACCCAGCTCCACCTGGCACTTTATCCACATCATCCCTGGGGTCACCTAGGTTTCAGAAGTGGAAACTGACACCATAGACAGCAACCACCCCAGGCAATGGAGGCCGAGACAGGGACAGCCTCACATCCACCCTAGGGGGTCTGGCCGAGACTTAAAGGTTGGGGGTGAGGCTCTGAAAGGAGCAGACagctgaggccagcctggggtcTGCAGGAAGCCCCTTGGGGAGGGTCACCAAAGTCCGTCAGCTCAGGACTCGGGTCCTGGAACAGCTTAGAGCCCAGGGACGGGAATGGGTAAAGGAAAGGTACGAGCTGCCCTGACCGTCCCAGAAGACAACACCACAGGCCCCTCCCTGAGGCCAAGCCCCCCGGTTTCTTAAAGACTCCCAACAAAGCACAGAGGCAACGTGGGGTCCACAGGCCCACGAGGAGCGGAAACAAATTGATGGAGGTAAACTTCCTGCGATTTTCGGGGGTGGCTAAGAGCAGGGATTCCTGCCATGCACCCCCCACCGCTACCTGCCCCCTCTGCGGTCCTGTTGCCTCCTCCGCCTTCCGCGAAGTCCCCAATCAGAGCTCCCCCGGGCTGGCAGCGAAGGCTGCCCTGCCGCCCGGCTCCGCCcccggggggtgggggaggagagggggtggggggaggaggtcGGGCTGGGGGCCAGGCGGGGGAGGGGACCCTGCGGAGCATAACGGTCTGGAGTTTTCCAAAGTGCAAGCGACGGGCCTGAATGGGGGGGTGCCAGGCAGCAGCAGGCCCAAGCTGGCCCTGGAGGGCGGCCGGCCCGGTCAGGCCCGCGCTGGGCTGTGGGGACCCCCGTGTCCCCCGGACTCGGAGCCTGGAGGGGGCGCGAGGAGAGGGACAAAGCCCGGCGCGGCCCGGACCTCGGGGTGGAAAGGGGATCCCGGGCGCACTCACCCCGCGGCTCCGAGATCGGGCCCGGGCCCCGCGAGGCCTCCACAGGGCCCGCCGAAGCCGGTCCCCGCGTCCCTCGGTCCACCCGGAGCGCGGCGCGCAGCGAAGACTCGGGAGAGGCCTCGGCCTGGGGAGCTCGGCCTGGGGGCGGGGAAAGGGGCGGGGCTGTAGGGGGCGGGGTTGCAGTGGGCGTGGCTGCAGGGGACGGGCCCCGAGGAGGGGGATTGGGGGGGCAGGGCGGGGCCCCGGCCGGAAGTGGGGCGGGGGGACCAGAGGGGAGCCCCATCTGGAGGCGCAGAGAGCCTCCGTAGGGGTCCACGAAACATTGGGCGAAGGGGCGCCCAAGGGAGGGCACGACCCAAGACCCCTCCCTCCCGAAGACTGGTCTCACGGGGAGCCTCTACCCTGCTCCCTGCTTCCCCAGCTCTGATCGTGGCCATGGCAACGGATGAGGAGGCTGGATGCCGGACAGGGCGGCGGAGGGCTCCCCAAACACACCCAAATACAGGAGGTCGGAGAAGGGGCAGAGTTCCCCTCCCGGTCTGGGTGGGACCGGAGGCCCAGTGGGCTGGGGGGGAGGGCgtcccctcttccccctcctaGACCAGAGAGTGGGGGAGAGGCGCGGGAGCAGAGGCTTCCCTCCCGCTGGGGGTCCAGGGGAATGAATGGGGGGACACCGTGGCAGAGGCCCCCACCCTCGCCACAAGCctgaggaaggggcggagagcaCAAGGCCAGATTGGAAACAGATGGGGCCGCCGTGCCAGGCCCGTGACACCGgagcagagggagaggaggagggagagggagagggaggggcagaCCTGTCCGGGCGGCCAATCCGAGCCCGCGCTGCGCCCGGGGTGCGGGTTTGAAAACTCCACCGGAGAGGCCCGGAATGCAGAAGCCCAGCGGGACCTGGCGGTCTGGGAACGGGGCAGGGGCCGGGATGGAGACCCAAGGGCTCCCGCGTCTGCTCCCATCCCTGGAGAAAACGCTCTCTTTCCAGCATTCGCGCTGAGGACGAAGCCCGAACGCCAACGCCAACGGGATGTCCTGGGCGCTCAGCTGTCATCAGCTGTGCTTCCTCAGGCCACCGGCCACGGCTCTAGGAGGCAGGCCCCACCATCACCCCCATTCTGCAAAGAACAGAgccgagaaagagagagaaacggCTGCCCACAGCCGGGAAGAGCAGGGATTGGAACCAGGGTTTGGGTCCAGAGGCGGAGCTCTCACCACAGCGCTGCTGGAGGCCTGGGGCCCCCGGAACTGAGGATATGTCACGAATAATTTCAAGCCCCTTGGGTTTATCTAGGGACAGGGCCATCCTGGAGACAGACGCCCGGCTCTCTAGAAGCCATTACTCAGCGGGGCAAAGGACGTGGGCTTTGATGGGAGACACACAGGCGGCTGTGAGAGCCCAGCAGATACAACTCCACTCCCACGGCTCCCGTCCATGCCCTCCCACTGCTACCTCAGTGGGTGGCTCCCATCTCCTTCAAACATCCAATAAATGCCTCCCTCACTGGGGGATCCCACACTGCCCCTTTCCCTtaccatgcctcagtttcccccctcTGCAAAATGGAGCATGGAATCCCCccgccccatctccaacactagGTGGCCTAGTCCACAAAGCACCATGCACACAGTAGGTGGTCTGTGTCTGCACACAGGCTCCCTGCCTGCCCCTTTGACAcagagcacacagtaggtgctaaaCACAGGATGCCGTGACGTCCCCCATCATCCCACGCAGCCCCACCCTCGACGAGGTACACAGCTGCTTCATGGGGGAGGCTGCCCGGTGCCCCAGCACCACCGGAGGCACACAGGAGGTGCCCTGTGTCAATGTAGGCATAGGAGCAACCAGTGGGACCTCCCCAACTCGGCTGGGCACACAGCGGGCCCTCAGGAGCAGAGTAGGCACCTTGCTTGTATCTGCGGCAAGGCACGGGGCTCATACAGACTCGAGTTTGAATCCAGGGATGCCCTGTGTGTCAAGAAAGGACCCGTACCTCTCGGGCTgacagtttccccatctgccacATAAGCCAAGCACTGCACAGGTGCTCAATGAATCCATACTGTCAGGAGGCTCGGGGCTGTATGACCTGTGGCAGACAGGCCTGGCTCTGGGCTGCCCAGGACTCAGGGGATGGCAGACAAGTGCTTGCCAGCCCCTTCCCAGCCAgtcctgccctctctgggcctcttgtCCATGTCTCTGTGGAGACAGACTCTTGCCCCTATTCCACAGTGGTGACCGCAGTTGGCAGAGGACATAGCCGACCCCGAGGCGCTGGGGGAGGTGGGCCAGGTGCCCTCCCCCTTGGCTGGGTGGCCCCATCAGCACAGAGCCCTAAATGCGCCTAGTCCcgggtctgcctctcccaccaGACTGTGACCTCGGGAGGCAGAGCAGGGTTTGTCTTGGTCACCCagcatccccagcacctagcacaggtcCACAGTACAAAGGAGGTTCTCAGCAAACATTTGCACAATCAGGCCCAGCCTCACCCAGGAGAGCCCCTCCAACCTTATTCTCCCCCAAAGGCCACACCGTGTGTGCCCTTGTCATAAAGCAGGCATCTTCACCTACccttttttcaagacagggtctcgctctgttgctcaggctggagtgcagtggcaccatcatggctcactctagcctcaacctcctgggctcagcctcctgaggagcttggactacaggcacacgccaccacgtctggctaatttttggatttttttgtagacatgggatctccccatgttgcccagactggtctcgaactcctagactcaagtgatcctcctgcctcagcctcccaaagtgctgggatcacagacatgagtCCGTAATAAGGTTAAGCCCAGCCTACCCTTTTCTAAACAAACATTTCCAAGCACCTATGCCAGGCACAATTCTAGACACACAGTGACCAAGACTGACAAAGATCCCTG is a window encoding:
- the LOC134733282 gene encoding uncharacterized protein is translated as MATDEEAGCRTGRRRAPQTHPNTGAFALRTKPERQRQRDVLGAQLSSAVLPQATGHGSRRQAPPSPPFCKEQSRERERNGCPQPGRAGIGTRVWVQRRSSHHSAAGGLGPPELRICHE